TTTGGGGGCGTCCGGGTAAAGCCCGACGCGCGCCATGATGTCCGCGAAGTTGACGCCCGCGGCATCGACGCGGATGCGCACCTGCCCCTGGCCCGGGTTGGGATCGGGCGCCTCGCGAATTTCGAGCACATCGGGGTTGCCGATTCGGGGGATCCATATCTGACGCACGAAAAGTCTCCTGTCGAAAGTCCGCCGAGTATAGCGGAAACGGCGCGCGTTGCGATGCGAGCGCGTTCGAAACCGAAATTGGGAGTGACCGTTGCAGCCGTGTGAATGACCAATCCCCTTTTCGTTGCCGGACATTCCCCATGCGCAATTTCCAATTCCCCATTGACGGCGTTAGTCCCCCGCGCTCAGGCGTTCGCGGTGGCGCATCAACAGGAACAGGAAGAACGGGCCGCCGAGCATGGCGGTCAGCACGCCGACCGGGATCTCCGCCTCGCCAAGGATCATGCGCGCGGCGATGTCGCAGAAAATCAGAAACGCGCCGCCCGCGCACATCGATGCCGGCACCACAAGACGCATGTCGGGCCCGGTGAAAAAACGCACCGCGTGCGGAACGATCAGTCCGACAAAGCCGATCGGCCCCGCCGCGCTCACAACCGCGCCCGTCATCATCGACGCGAAGATGAAGGTCGCCTTTTGCGTTCGGGGGACGTTCACCCCCTTGCCGTGCGCGTAGGTGGACCCGAACGAAAGCACGTTCAGGTCGGGCGAAAGCAGAAACACCGCGATCATGCCGACAAGCCACAACGGAACGACCTGGATCACGGCGCGCATGCCGACGACATCCAGGCCGCCCATCATCCACCGGATCATCTGCTGGTTTTCGGTGAAGTCCGCGAGGTAGTGGATGAACAGGATCATCGACGCGAAAAAAAAGCTCACCGTCACGCCCGCGAGCAGAAGCACGGACGTCGGAAACGCGCCGCGCCCGCGCGACAGGCCGTAGATGACGCCCATCGCGACAAGCGACCCGGCGAACGCCGCGAACGGAATCGGGGAGACGCCGAGGATCGACACGTCGAGCCCCAGCTTGATGGCGAATACCGCGCCGAGCGCCGCGCCGGAACTGACGCCGAGCGTGTAGGGCTCCGCGAGCGGATTGCGCAAGAGCGCCTGGAACGCCGCGCCCGCGGCCGCGAGCGCGCCGCCGCAAAGCATGGCGAGGATCGTGCGCGGCACGCGCAGCGAAAGAAGCACGGTGCGGTCCTCATTCAGCGCGGCGGGGATCGTGGCGTCGAGCGCGCGCGCGAAGTCGATCTTCACCGGGCCGACCAGCGGGCCAAGCACGGCCGCGGCGGCAAGCGCGAGCACGAAGGGCGCGAGCCTCGCCGCGAACCGCGCGGGCGAGAGCGGGCGCATGCCGGCGGAGATTTCGATTGGCCCGCTCACGCGCGCCCCGAGGGAAACGGCACGATGAGCGGCGTGCCGTCCGGGTGCCGCTGCCACGTCACCTCGACGCGCCACACGCGGCGCACGAGATCCGCGTCGAGCACGTCCACCGGCGCGCCGTCGGCGGCCACGCGGCCCTGATCGAGCACGACGACGCGCGGGAAAAACAGCGCGGCGAGATTCAGGTCGTGCGTTACGACGACGACGGTGATGCGCCGTTCGCGGTTCAGCCGCGCGAGCAGCTCGTGGATCTGAATCTGGTAGTGAAGGTCGAGGCTCGCCGTCGGCTCGTCGAGGAGCAGCACGGACGGATCCTGCGCGAGCGCGGACGCAATGACGACGCGCTGGCGCTCGCCGCCGGAAAGCTCGGTGAGCGCGCGGCCGGCGAACGCGGCGGTTTCCGTCTCGCGCATGGCGCGCTCGCCGGCGGCGCGGTCCTCCTGGCTGTCAAACGGCAGGACGCCGTGATAAGGGCGGCGGCCGAGCAGCACGAAATCCGCCGCGGTGTATCCGAACATCACCGGCGTTTCCTGCGCGACGAACGCGACGTACCGCGCCACCTCGCGGCGCGTGTAACCGGCCAGCGGTTTTTCGAACAGGCGGACGTCGCCTGTGCGCGGCGAAAGATGACCGCTCGCGCACTTGAGCAGCGTGCTTTTCCCCGAGCCGTTCGGCCCGACGATGCACACCATCTCGCCGTCGTTGACGGCGACATCGACGCCGTGAAGGACATCCTCGCCGCGATAGGCGAAGCGAACGCCGGCAAGCGAAAGGGCGCGCATGGGCTTGTCCGTCATGGCGATTGCGGATTTCGGACTTCGGATTCCGGACGGGATTCGCAACGGCCGCGATGAAAGCGCTCAACCCTCTTGTTCATGCGGTCCATCCTGTCCATGCCGTCCATGATGTCCATTATTCAGGGAATCCCTGCCTTCACCAGCGCTGATCAGCTCCCCAAAACGCGCGTCACCTCACCGATGAGTTGCGGGATGTCGTAGGGCTTTTCCAGGAATCCCGCGACGCCGAGCGTGAAGAGACTTTGCGCCACGTTGTCCTCGGAGTATCCCGACGACAAAAGCACGCGCACATCCGGACGGATCGCCTTCATTTTCTGAAAGGCGAGCTCGCCGCCAAGCTTGGGCATGACCATGTCGAGCAGCACGAGGTCGAAGTCGCCTTTCTCGCTTTCGAAAATCTCGAGCGCGCGCAGCCCGTCCGCCGCGGACACGACATCGTACCCCTCGCGCGTCAGCACGGTTTCGCAAAACGTGCGCAGCATCTCCTCGTCCTCGGCGATGAGCACGCGCGTCGGGCGACCCTTCACCGGGGCCGCGCGCAAAGTCGCCTCGGCGGCCTTTCCGGGCGACGCCGCGCCGGCCGGCGCGTCGTCCTTTTCGCGCGCGGCGCGCCTTGATTTCGCGCGGTCCTTGCCCGACGCCGCCTCGCGCGACAGTTCGTCGAGATCCTGCTCGAGCGCGGAGATTTCCGTCTCACCGGGAGCCGGCCTTTTTCGCGCGGTCGTCTCGTCCGTTTCGCTTTCGGTCGCCGCGGCGACGGCCTCGATCCGCGGAAGATAGATGCGAAACTTCGCGCCGCGCCCGACATCGGAGGACACCGTGACGTAGCCGTCATGATGCGCGATGACGCCGTCCACGACGGCCAGGCCAAGCCCCGCGCCCGTCTCGCGCCCCTTGGTCGTGTAATACGGATCGAACAGGCGCTCCATGTCCTCGGGCCGGATGCCCGCGCCGGTGTCCGCGACCTCGACGACCGCCCACTTGCCCGGCCGGATCGGCGTCGGCCCGTCGTTGACCGGGTGATCGAACGCGCGCGTGCGAAGGGAAAGCGTGATGCGCCCCTCCTCCCCCACCGCGTCGCGCGCGTTGAGGATGAGGTTCATGATCGCGCCGGAGAGCTGCCCGCGATCGCCGAGGACCAGCACCTCCTTGCCGGGCAGCGCGGCGATGACGTTGAGCCCCGGCGGCACCGAGTGCGCCACGATGTCGCGCAGCGACGACACCAGCCGGCCAAGCTCCACTGGACGAACCTGGTATTTGCCTCCGCGCGCGAAGGCCAGAAGCTGGCCGGTCAATTCCTTGGCGTTGCGCGTCGCGGCCAGGATGTTCCGCACGGCCTCGGACGCGCGCGGGCTCGCGGGAATCTCCTCGTTGAGTAGCGAAGCGTAGCCCATCACCGCGCCGAGGAGGTTGTTGAAATCGTGCGCGATGCCGCCGGCGAGCGTGCCGATGGATTCCATCTTCTGCGAATGCACGAGCTGCGTTTCGAGCGCGACGCGGTCGGTCACGTCGCGCGCGGCGATCTGGAAGCGATCGGGCGAAAGGCGCACGCCGGTCACTTCGGCGGGGAAGGTTTCGCCGCCGAACCGGCGCATGACGATCTCGCGCCGCGTCAGGTTGCCCGTGGTTTTCAGCTCCGCGAACGCGGCGTCGAACGGCGCGCGCTCGTCGTCCTCGGGCGCGAGGCGCGACAGGCGCATGTCCACGAGTTTTTCGCGCTCGCGCTTGAACATCGCCGCGGCCTCGGAGTTGACCTCGATCACGTCGCCGCTTTCGTTAAAGACGACGATGGCGTCGCGGCTCGCCTCGAACAGCGCGCGGTAGCGGGCCTCCGACTCGCGCAGCGCGCGGATCGCCTCGCCGCGGCTTGAGACGTCCTGAAAGATCATGACCGCGCCGACGATGCGGCCGTTTTCGTTGCGAAGCGGCCGGCCCTGCACGCGCATGTCCGCGGTCGCCCCGCCCGTCAGCAACAGGCCCTCGGTTTCCGTATCGAACGATTTGCCGTCGAGCAAATCGATCATCGATTGCGCCAGGCGGTTTTGCGTGACCATCTCGGAGGAAAAGAAATTGCGCCCGATGAGGCTCGAGGGCGTGATCTCGCTGATGCGGCAGATCGCCATGTACTCCGAGTTGACCTGCGTGATGCGCCCTTCGGTATCGATGGAGATGATGCCAAGCGGCGCCTCCTCCAGCACCATGCGCGTCGCCGCCTCCAGGCGCGACAGATCGCGCCGCACCTGTGCGCGCTGAATCGCCGCGGAGGAAATATCCGCGAGGCCCTGCAACACCTTGAGATCCGTTTCGCTGAAGAATTTCGCCTCGCGCGCGAAAACCGAGAGCACGCCGACGGTGCGCGCCTCGTGCATGAGCGGAACGTGGATGTACGAGTCCATCTGCATGAGCGCCGCGGGATCGTCCGCGGGCAAAGTCAGCGGCCGCTCGGTCTCGAAAACCTCGCGCCCGCGCGCGAGAACGCCGCCGATAACGCCGTCGCCCTCGTGCATGGGGCGCGTCGCGACGATCTCCTTCACGTTCACGTGCCCGGCGACGCGCAAAAGGCCGGTGACCTGATCGCGCAGATAGACGGCCGCCGCGTCCGCGCGCGTCAGGATTTGCGCGCCCTTGGCGACGTTGACGACGATCGGGCCGAGATCGGAGATGAGGTTCAGGCTTTTCGCAAGTCCCATGAGACGCGACAGGATCGACGCGGGCAGGCGCGAGAGAATGCCGGGAGCGGGCGCGCCGACGACGCCGGTGACCAGAATGGCCGAAAGCTTTTCGCCGGCGCCGCGCATCGGCGCGAAACGCAGCGTGCATTCGGTGGTCGCCCCGTCGGGCGCGGCGAATTCGGCGCGCGTCGGCTGCACCGCCTGCCCGGCCAGGACGGCCTTCATCACCGAATCCATCCGCTGCTGATCGCGCAGCGCGCACGCCTCGGGCAACGGTTTGCCGAAACGCGCGGCGAGCGCGTCGCGAACCGCGTCGGGCGCGCCCGGCGCAAGCGCGCCGATCCGCGCGGCGGGATCGAGCATCAGTGTGAATTCGCGTTCGTCGTCGGCGGGCAATCCGGCTCCGGGAAATCGGGTCCAATCCGGGACGATAGCAAGCCGCCTGTTGGGGTCAACCAAACGGCGAATGGCGAATTGCGAACGCGGAACTGGGAATGAAATCGCGGCTCGACTTCGGACTATGGATATCGGAAGCGCAAATTCCGCCGAAGGCGGGACCTTTTGTCCGTGTCCATCCCGTCCATCATGTCCATTTCGTCCATCGCCCATTCGGAAACGGCGTCCGGCCCAAGCTGCCTTCCAGCCGTCATAAAAAAACGAACCGGAGGCACCATTGCCTCCGGTCCTGGAGAGGGGGGCGTTTGCTGGAGACTTTCGCCTCCGGCTTGTTAGACTCGGTTAGCGGCCCTGGTAATCGACGAGGATCGTGAACACCGTGTGCGCGATGTTCGAATAGCGCACGCAGTCCTCGTGACGGCCGTCAAGACGCGCATCCCACGCGGCTTCGTACATCTCGAATCCGGCGCGGAACCACTGGGCCGACGTGCGCGTTTCGCCGCGGACCGTAATTGGCTCGCCGCCGGTGTAATGCGCGGGCGCCCAACTCTGGCCGTCGAATCCGCCGTAGAACTGACGCATCGCAAGGCCCAGCGTATCGTCCACGCGATCGAGCGCGGCCGCCGCGGCGCCTTCAGTCATCCGGAAATTCGCCGCGAAAGCGGGAGCCGCCATCGCCGCG
This sequence is a window from bacterium. Protein-coding genes within it:
- a CDS encoding iron ABC transporter permease, coding for MSGPIEISAGMRPLSPARFAARLAPFVLALAAAAVLGPLVGPVKIDFARALDATIPAALNEDRTVLLSLRVPRTILAMLCGGALAAAGAAFQALLRNPLAEPYTLGVSSGAALGAVFAIKLGLDVSILGVSPIPFAAFAGSLVAMGVIYGLSRGRGAFPTSVLLLAGVTVSFFFASMILFIHYLADFTENQQMIRWMMGGLDVVGMRAVIQVVPLWLVGMIAVFLLSPDLNVLSFGSTYAHGKGVNVPRTQKATFIFASMMTGAVVSAAGPIGFVGLIVPHAVRFFTGPDMRLVVPASMCAGGAFLIFCDIAARMILGEAEIPVGVLTAMLGGPFFLFLLMRHRERLSAGD
- a CDS encoding ABC transporter ATP-binding protein, with product MTDKPMRALSLAGVRFAYRGEDVLHGVDVAVNDGEMVCIVGPNGSGKSTLLKCASGHLSPRTGDVRLFEKPLAGYTRREVARYVAFVAQETPVMFGYTAADFVLLGRRPYHGVLPFDSQEDRAAGERAMRETETAAFAGRALTELSGGERQRVVIASALAQDPSVLLLDEPTASLDLHYQIQIHELLARLNRERRITVVVVTHDLNLAALFFPRVVVLDQGRVAADGAPVDVLDADLVRRVWRVEVTWQRHPDGTPLIVPFPSGRA
- a CDS encoding PAS domain S-box protein, encoding MPADDEREFTLMLDPAARIGALAPGAPDAVRDALAARFGKPLPEACALRDQQRMDSVMKAVLAGQAVQPTRAEFAAPDGATTECTLRFAPMRGAGEKLSAILVTGVVGAPAPGILSRLPASILSRLMGLAKSLNLISDLGPIVVNVAKGAQILTRADAAAVYLRDQVTGLLRVAGHVNVKEIVATRPMHEGDGVIGGVLARGREVFETERPLTLPADDPAALMQMDSYIHVPLMHEARTVGVLSVFAREAKFFSETDLKVLQGLADISSAAIQRAQVRRDLSRLEAATRMVLEEAPLGIISIDTEGRITQVNSEYMAICRISEITPSSLIGRNFFSSEMVTQNRLAQSMIDLLDGKSFDTETEGLLLTGGATADMRVQGRPLRNENGRIVGAVMIFQDVSSRGEAIRALRESEARYRALFEASRDAIVVFNESGDVIEVNSEAAAMFKREREKLVDMRLSRLAPEDDERAPFDAAFAELKTTGNLTRREIVMRRFGGETFPAEVTGVRLSPDRFQIAARDVTDRVALETQLVHSQKMESIGTLAGGIAHDFNNLLGAVMGYASLLNEEIPASPRASEAVRNILAATRNAKELTGQLLAFARGGKYQVRPVELGRLVSSLRDIVAHSVPPGLNVIAALPGKEVLVLGDRGQLSGAIMNLILNARDAVGEEGRITLSLRTRAFDHPVNDGPTPIRPGKWAVVEVADTGAGIRPEDMERLFDPYYTTKGRETGAGLGLAVVDGVIAHHDGYVTVSSDVGRGAKFRIYLPRIEAVAAATESETDETTARKRPAPGETEISALEQDLDELSREAASGKDRAKSRRAAREKDDAPAGAASPGKAAEATLRAAPVKGRPTRVLIAEDEEMLRTFCETVLTREGYDVVSAADGLRALEIFESEKGDFDLVLLDMVMPKLGGELAFQKMKAIRPDVRVLLSSGYSEDNVAQSLFTLGVAGFLEKPYDIPQLIGEVTRVLGS